actCCCCAATTTACACATAAATGGGCCTCCAACAGTTTCAGACAGCCATTGACTCACATTCCGCCTGTCCGTAGCACGGTCCCATCTGTATCCTCTGTGGGACACCAGCAGTATGTGAGGACATCACGCCCCTTCACTGAGGCCTGCGGCTGCTGCCCGTAGGGAGAAGATATCTGCAGTGGCATGGGAGCACTAGAAGGTGAGGAGAgtataaacttttattattttgctaCTGTCCACATAAAATTACTTGAGGTCTATAGGAAGCAGGTGTAGAGGGCAGAACTTTAATTAAACTATAAAGGGCCGTGTACAACTTTACATGTGGTAATGTCTATATGGGGGCAAACTTTTAATAAAActggagagggctgtatatacataaattgattcagaggggagctgtatatgggatctgcatattattacactgggggagctgtatattaagGAATTTATATAATTGTACCACAGGGTACTCTCTGAATATGTGGGCATGATAAATGCTGCTCTGTCTAATTAGACTGGAGGAGTATCTGTATATGGAGGCAGGattaatctggggggggggggttgtatataattaaaTTCAAGGATCTGTTTTTGGTAAAATGCTGTTAAACTGAGGGTGTTATGTAATTTTAATAGTGTCTATATGGTGTATATTATTAAACTTTGGAGGAATTATAGGGGCTATATTTTAATTAATTCAATCATTTAAATGGTATTTGAGGTATTTTCACGAGGGCCaaatataaattaattaattatttaaacacATTATCCAGAGGTGCACTGTACATAGGGTGTTGTATGTAAATTAAGAATAAATGGTGTTGTATGTAAATTAAGAATAATTAAGAATAAAGGAGTAGGGTCAAATGACGTCTGCAACACATTGTAAATGCATCATGTGTTGTGTACTTAGAAACATATGTGGGGCATTATTACTAATAATCTACTGGAGGTACTACCAGGTGATTTATTCATGGTGGTTCtagaatatattttattacatattgTGGTTGTGATGTGAAAGGAATATATTATTTATTAGCATTGTTATCCAGTTGACCttatagtgtaagtgactgtcATGTTTTTATGGGCGCAGTATGAGAGCTGTACTGCAGGGAGCAGGAGACATCTGGTGAATCTGGCAGCAGATAAGCCATGGCCAGGGAGAATAAATAATTAAGTCTCTGATGGAACAGAGTTCCATAGTTGTGTGTGAGTTAGCATCAGCATGTGTGGAGTCAGTGAGCCATTGCCTTCTGGTTGTTAGCCAGTGAGAATGTCATCAAGTATTGGTATTAGTGTCAGTATTTTTTTATCTGGTTGTAGTTAATTCAGTGAGCAGAATAAAGCAGGATATATTCCTAGCCAGCAGTGTGATTGTGTTTTTTAGCAAATAGGATAGAATGGGTATGTTTGATCACAAATCACTctgcccatccccccccccccaaaaaaaattatgtctgAATAATGAGCAGCATATTACTCGCATGGAAGCCTGGAGTCTAGTCAGTCCTACGTGCCACTGTGCAAAGCAAGTAAGTCATAACTGTTCCCCCGGATTGCCTTGGGCTAAACACTAGGTAATTAGGAagtttgaaatataaatataaatgtaaattcttactCTTCTTCTTTTATCTGGAGAAGCATTATTATTTGACGGgaacattatttattttattgaaaaaaatgtggAAAGGGCCCTCACCTGTTTTTGCCCTGGGGTCTCCACCACCTTTAATCCACCCTGGATGTGACTGTAtcctataaaataataaacaaggAAACCTTATAGTTGCTATAATACAGAACATGGCACAAATACACTTAGGGCTTAGATGGTATTTGAAGTGAATGGGAACTAAGCTGCAGTAAGTGAATCATGAACAGAACCATCTGCCTCCATCCTCATGCACTGGTGGAGCCAGTGCTGGATAGCTGATGATTTATTTCATAAAACTGTTCTCAACAGAATACAATTTGTTTCTCTATGATTATACATAATTATTTCCTTAGGCTTTTTATAGGAGTATGTTCCTTAGAACAAGGTGTGCCAAATGTTACAATGTTCACGTTCAAAGCCAGTGCTACTGCCTGTCAGCTTTGAACAATTCTCTCATATAATCAAATAGAAGTTAAATATTTCTTAATGCCATGTTATTTTCACATCAATgatcaaaaataaccatgtttttccTGTGACACAAAGAGTTAAGTTATGTTTTGAAGAAAATCTTTTCTCTGTCCCTCCACCCCACATTCTTTTCTTGGTTCCACCAGTGTTCAAAACAGTGAGATGATAGaataggagggggaggggagacaagaCCAAGTAAAAGGATTGTACACACGGAAACACAGACTAGTCAATAAAGGAAAAAACTGTAATCCTCCTGAAGTCGTTCTGGAAAGGTAAATCACCCAGTATTTGGGTCTTAACCAACTACTAATCTCCTGGTACTTTCTGATAATCTTGGAGCATCCTGTTTGATATAACTGCATGATGGAAACTCATCTTTTCATGTCTGTTTGGATAATCACATTAGGTAGAAAGTAATGAAAACTACACAACACCTTAGGCAAGGTCCTGGTCACAATAGGCATGTGGTGGATGGATATTGGGGGATTGCAGGTATATGTACAGCGCATGCATAATTTCAGTGACATAATATAGTAAATTTAGTGCAGGTCTGATGTCACCTTTTGAACAAAAAGATTATGCTTATCCGATCTCAGAGGAGCTGCTGTAATTCTGTTCCTCTTGATAAATATTATATGGTGAGATATGTGTGCACCCCAGAACCTAATTGATATTATTGTAGTTGAATTTAACCTTTAAGGCTCGTTTGGTTAATCTAttgttttatatacatatttgtgcTTTGTGTCTTTGTTTTTTCCGTTTTTCACATGCATTCATGAAAAAGCTTAATGCATAACTaaacttaaaaggaaacctaccatcagaaatacaCTAAATGAGGTATCCTAATGGTAGAATCCTTTCTGTCTACTAATTCCTACACTGCTTTTACCTAAACTTTTAACCATATCAAACTAACTTAAAACTTAATCTATTCTTTATGCAGATTAActtcaaaggctactggggcgtggaatagccttgGCCGAGTGCTGGGGGTTACAGCCATGTGCGTCCCAGCAATGCTCTTCAGCTATTCCGCCATGCCAATGCATATGCAGTTACTCAGCTCATGGTCAAAAAGACGAAGAAGTTACTGCGCATGTGTAGACAGGGCTCACTTTTACATGTGGGGTTTTTATtgggttttgaaatgcaattaaaAGGCTTCTGCCACAGTcacatttcatttacattttgtttATGCAAGAAGCCTAGTGCCTGACTACATTACATACAATTAGTTTTAAAACTTCAAACATATAGGAGGAATTCATCATGACTGGGCACATCTTCCTCCAGTCCCACTGAAGCAGGATGTACCCAATATACTAAGAGGTCCCGGCCTGAATTAATTCTAGTCAAGGTCCTAtttggtgtagaattgtgctataatcaCTGCACAGGCTATAATAAATGTGTCAACCAGGCCCACTTGAGTGGCATTGGGGAAAAAAAGGGAACTGGCGCACAAGCCATGATAAAGTTCTCCATTGGATTGGTATTACTTGTATAACCAGAACTATAATCAATGTCATAAAATCTTGAAACCTTAACTTATAAATGTGGCAAAAATGAAATGATAACTTTAGGGCCTGGAGGGATATCATTTGACCTAGGCTATTTTACACCCCGGGGTTTGGTATGGCCTGGGAAGTTCATCCCCAGGGTATACTCTGGTATGGCCCAAGATACTTATGTTCTTTTCCCAGTACTGCTAGTACCCCAACAATCTCAAGAATAGAAGGCCGTATATTCGCATGAACCCTAAATTGCTTCATGCGAATATAGTCCAGGTTAACAGAATTTTACTTTACAATGCAGAAAAATTTTAAACTGAAGTGGAAACCACCTGTTTTGGTACGGTCACAGTTGGAATCGCTGTGGAGATTCTACAGCAATTCCGAGCTATGAACCCCAGCCAATGGGTTTGTGGGACACATATAGCTACCATATACATGATAAAAACTATGCCGGCTATGTATGGCCAGTAATGGGGCCCACCTAATCTGCAAAAGTCCCACAAAAACCTTTGAAGAAGTTTtaccaaataaaatttctgtgtctAATGCACATTGCTATTGCTATAATTTGGATTAATTTCTAAATCATGACCTGGTTGTGTCGGCCAGTTTTTACAGCTGTACACACCCAGCAGATAAGGTGAAACCTGTTATTAAAGGGACTTGCATTTTaactaaacatttttttataagaTCCTTGAGTATTAAAGGTAATCAGAAGGAGGTGCAGCCATTATTAACCCTGATTCACCAGGTCTTCTCTATCTGTTGCCTGTACAGTGTCTAAAATGGTTGTATCAAAATCATGGACTATGGTGAAACACTTCGATGGTGTTCCTAAATTGGAGGACTTCAAACTTATTGAAAAGGAGTTGCCACCACTTGAAGATGGAGGTAATGTACCTTTATTAAAACACacagtatgtaataataataataataataataataataataatctttatatagacaaatcatgggggacatatacaaataaaataagacactacACAGTACAAAACTCATATGGAGCAATATGGAGTTGCTTGTAGAGAAAATGTCAACAAACTAATGTGttaacatatatttatatgtgctccATAACCTATACTTAAAAAGACCACTAGTAATTGTCTAGAAATGTGAAGAGCCACAGCCTCTACTGTAAATAGAATATGCCTTATGTACATGAACTGTCAGACTCTCCCATTGTCTATAGTAACTATACTATAGAAtttagagttcagctttcatttctaGGATCTCTACAATataaaatcaaatattacatACTCAAAACATATTTAATTACTGCAGCTTTACAAGGTCCTAGTATGTTTATTGATAATTAAGTAATTCTTCACTTGCAGAGGTATTGCTGGAGTCCGTGTTCTGGAGTGTAGATCCATACATGAGGTAAGAAATGAGATGTGCACAATatataccttaaaggaaatctactgtctggAATCTACTTTTCTTAGTAGATCCAGAGGTAGATTCCCGATGTTTGCCTTACACATCTACAGTTTTTATTGTATCTTGTAAACTGGCCTAACTAAATTGTActgatatgcaaattacctgCTGAGGCTATTAGGGGCATGCAGTAGCCCCATTTGAGCTCCTGGGACTAAGACTACTTTATGCCCCAAGTCGCCCTGCAGATCTGCCTCCTTGCATGGCCATGCTGCCTGAGAATGTGTCTGCACGGCTTGCACAAGCACGGTGCGTCCCCTATGCATCACGGCTCAGTAAAGCCGGTAGGAGACCAGGAGCTTCTGTGCTTGCGCAGTGTGGGCCTGTGCCTGTGTGGGCTGTGCAAGGAGGCGAATCTGCAAGGATACTCACAGAGGCTACAGTGTACTTCATGCCCCAAGTAGCCTCTGCAAGTAATTTGCATATCAACACAAAGTATAAAAACCGATAGATACAAGATAAAAGATGTAAGGGTGAGGAAGACATTGGGAATCTACATCTGGATCTACTAagaaaagtggtagatttcctttaatgaccagATAAAATCATAGGTAATATTATGTTGATACAGTCTTTTAGAAATTACTTCTAGAAGTGTCTGAAATTGACAAGTGGGTGTTTATTATTTGCGGTGTGTCCATTCAAATATTGTAATTGTCCAATCAGAGCTGACAGGCTGAGACACACCCATTAAATAATGGAAACACTATGTTGtgcatttatacactcaccggccactttattaggtacacctgtccaactgcttgttaacacttaatttctaatcagccaatcacatggcggcaactcagtgcatttaggcatgtagacatggtcaagacaatctcctgcagttcaaaccgagcatcagtatggggaagaaaggtgatttgagtgcctttgaacgtggcatggttgttggtgccagaagggctggtctgagtatttcagaaactgctgatctactgggattttcacgcacaaccatctctagggtttacagagaatggtccgaaaaagaaaaaacatccagtgagcggcagttctgtgggcggaaatgccttgttgatgccagaggtcagaggagaatgggcagactggttcgagctgatagaaaggcaacagtgactcaaatcgccacccgttacaaccaaggtaggcagaagagcatctctgaactttgaacaacgcgtttcgaacattaacattagttcttactcatgagtaagaactaatgttagtattcgaaacgcgtaggtctatggactatgcactatgatCACTTCTTATATTTTAAtggattttgaataaagaagattcatGTTTTAGAAAGCCTGGAGTGCCGACCCCTACCTTCCTTTGTTTTTTGATTACACCGGGGCGTTCCGACAAGCCCACTGTGGATTCGTGCACCGGACTACACAAGTGTTTCCTGCGGCTCTTCAAGGTTCACGTGAGTGAGCGGTACGCTCAATGTGTTTtgttacccaacatctgatgacaATGAGTtcgctgtactcaaatggcctccacagtcaccagatctcaatccaatagagcatctttgggatgtggtggaacgggagattcgcatcatggatgtgcagccgacaagtctgcggcaactgtgtgatgccatcatgtcaatatggaccaaaatctctgagaaatgcttccagcaccttgttgaatctatgccacgaagaattgaggcagttctgaaggcaaaagggggtccaacccgttactagcatggtgtacctaataaagtggccagtgagtgtatatacattccATATATGGCAAAACAGTGTTGAGTGTTGAGTGCAGAATAATTTATGGAGAATAGTAGTCTTTCTTAAAACTGACATCTCAGGAGGGTTGGTAGGTTACTTTTGTGCAAGAGGTGAGAGACCATGGTTATTGTTTTGCTATGAAGAGAAGGCATTTATAGTACTTAAACTAACTTCCACTTTTCAGACCATATAGCAAGACAGCATTGAAAGAAGGTGATGTCATGATGGGAACTCAAGTTGCCAGGTAAGATCCTTTTCAACCATTTTTTTTGCTATGTGTACTCCGTATATGAACACTGTACATTTAACAAAAACTTCAACACAAATATACACTTATATTTCTTTATGTAGGGTAACAGAAAGTAAAAATCCGTCCTTTACTGTTGGCGATTATTATGTTGCACAGTCTGGCTGGACCACACATTTCATATCAGATGGCAAGAAACTCCGTGCTTTACCATCAAATTGGCCTGAATCACTCCCAAGATCGCTGGCACTTGGAGCTGTTGGCATGCCTGGGTAAGCCTGAATAATTCATCAATGTGCCTTATGCTCTCATCCCTAATATGTCTCCTATATGTTGAACAGATTTAACAAAAGCCATAAAGGCCATCCTTTCAATATACAAAAGCAGAGATTTCTACTAGGGAGATTTCACAAGTAAGGGAAGGGATAAAACACAACCGTGTAAAATACCAATTATAAACAGGTGCTCATAGCAGCAAAGAGAAATCCAGGGGCACAAGTTTTTGGATAAGGGTTACATTTTTGCCTATGTAATCCAGTTAAAATTCTTTCTCTGAACAGAGTAACAGCATATATTGGATTAAAGCAAATCTGTGATCCAAAACCTGGGGAGGTGTTGCTTGTGAACTCTGCTGCTGGGGCTGTTGGCACAATAGTTGGCCAAATTGCTAAAATTAAGGTATGTTACATTATATGCACACAGATGGTGTACACTattctacatacagtacatgtttaGATGGAATATGAATGTAGGGGTTGTCATCCTGGTACTGTATGATCATGTATTGTACATTGACTTcctatttgtgaaaaataatgtTGTATAAACCTAAAATATAATGTATAAACACTTATCGCCAGGGCTGTAAAGTAGTTGGATCGGCTGGGTC
The DNA window shown above is from Engystomops pustulosus chromosome 1, aEngPut4.maternal, whole genome shotgun sequence and carries:
- the LOC140088201 gene encoding prostaglandin reductase 1-like, coding for MVVSKSWTMVKHFDGVPKLEDFKLIEKELPPLEDGEVLLESVFWSVDPYMRPYSKTALKEGDVMMGTQVARVTESKNPSFTVGDYYVAQSGWTTHFISDGKKLRALPSNWPESLPRSLALGAVGMPGVTAYIGLKQICDPKPGEVLLVNSAAGAVGTIVGQIAKIKGCKVVGSAGSDDKVAYLKGIGFDEAFNYKTVGSLEEALKKASPEGYDCYFEHVGGKFADAAHQQMKDFGRIAVCGCISMYNDTIPQTGPYIQPLLLFKQLRMEGFLIFRYEDKPIYEEAQKQLLEWILEGKVKYHEHITNGFENMPAGFIGMLNGENTGKAIIKA